From the genome of Fusibacter sp. A1:
TAGCGTCCCCTTATGAATTTCCATTTCCTTTTTTAGATAACTAGGTAGCCTCTCAACCATCAGCCGTCTGTATTCATCCACTATCTCTTCAGAGATGTCTTCAAGCACGATTAAGTCCTCAATCCACCTAAGTGAGTTTCTTATATCGTAGTAGATGGGCTCAGTCAATTCATCCCCATAGACCAAAAGATCGATCCGTTTGCTCACCTCTTCAAGCACCTCATCAGCCTTCAAATCTGAAGCTTCCTCTAACCTACCGCTAAAGTCCGGTTGGTCTTGAAGCATACCAGATAAGAAGACCCCTTGCCTATTCAGGACTATTCCCCCTAAAATGAGCATGCTTAAAACAAGCAATGCGATCGTACTTTTAAGTACATTTCCCTTATTCATAACGAAGCCTCTTTCAAATAGGATTCTTCTATGGGGATGTGCTGAACCATACCAGCACTCCTATCCATACTTGATTTATAGCCAACTCGCCGGCAATTAAACCTCATCTTACCTGCCATGATGATGTCAACTAAAAAACTAATGAATAGTTGACTTTATTTTCTGAAAACAAGTGGAAATGATCCCTATATCGGGTTACAATAAGGTACGAGGTAACTAAACCATACTAACCTAAAAGGGAGACTATATGATTAAATTACTCATTGGACAAACAGGTATCGGTAAAACAAAAGAAATGATCGAACATGCCAATTCAGCGATTACTACTGCAAAAGGCAATATACTCTTTATTGACGAATCCAACGAAAGTATTCTTGAAATAAATCATGAAATCAGATACATCAATATTTCTGATTATCCCGTCAACTCTTCTACTGAATTCATCGCCTTCTTATACGGTCTGATGAGCAGTAACTACGATATCGAATCTATTTATCTAGATGGCATACTCAACATCTACATCATGACTCCAGAAGAGATTTGCGTCTGGTTGGAAAAAATCAAACTACTTTCAGAAAAACATGAAGTCAGATTCGAAATCAGCTTAAGCTACAACGGTGAAATACCGGAATGTTTCAAACCTTATCTATAACCAAATGAACCAGTGGGTCAATCGCCCACTGGTTTTTTTATGCCAAAATTCTCAACATACATGTCGTATGAATCACCAAGTTTTTCTATAACTCTTTGTTACTAAATATCAGTCGTGATTTGGGGTAGTATTGATATAGAAAGTCAAGGAGGTAATACCGATGGATATAACAACACTTGGATGGAACAGTTTCTTTAAACTCGAATTCGATAAGTTCAGCGACAAGGACTACCTGCCTGCGCGCGTAATCCGTGAAGAAAAGGGACATTACCTTTTAGCGTATACAGACGGAGAGATCGCAGCAGAAATTTGCGGCAAGCTCAGGTATCATATCACCTGCCTCAAGGAATATCCCAGCGTAGGTGACTGGGTGGCAATGAAACCCACTTGCGAAAACACCCACAGCATCATCTATCACGTGTTAAACAGAAAAAGCTGTTTCACCCGCAAAGCGCCCATATCAGGCGGTCGGACAGTACGCGAAGTAAACAATCAGAAGACCGTCCTCGGTGGTGCGACAGAAGAACAGGTGATCGCTGCAAATATCGACACGGTTTTCATCGTTCTCGCTTGTGACAACGACTTCAACCTTCACAGGCTCGAAAGATATTTGCTTCTCACTTACAATAGCGGTGCAACACCTGTCATACTGCTCAACAAGATCGACCTTATCGATGATGCGGAGTCATTTGTCAAGAAAATAGAATCGGTAGCCCTAGGTGCAGACATACACGCCATCAGCGCGCTTGAAAATACGAATCTCGACCTGCTCAACCAGTACTTATCCATAGGAAGGACCGTCGGGCTATTCGGCTCATCCGGCGTAGGCAAATCGACCATCATCAATCAGCTGTTGGGTTACGACCGTCTACTGACTAAAAGCGTTAGAGAAGTAGACAGCAAAGGAAGACATACTACCACTTGGCGCGAACTCGTCTTGCTTGAAAACGGCGGTATCTTGATTGACACCCCAGGCATGCGAGAACTCCAGCTATGGATCGACGAAGACGCCCTGTCCCATCAGTTTTCAGACATCGAAGAGCTGATGACAAGGTGCAAGTTCAGAAACTGTACACATAATACCGAGCCCGGCTGTGCCATCAACAGCAGCATAGAAGACGGCACCTTGGACCCCGACCGT
Proteins encoded in this window:
- a CDS encoding twitching motility protein PilT encodes the protein MIKLLIGQTGIGKTKEMIEHANSAITTAKGNILFIDESNESILEINHEIRYINISDYPVNSSTEFIAFLYGLMSSNYDIESIYLDGILNIYIMTPEEICVWLEKIKLLSEKHEVRFEISLSYNGEIPECFKPYL
- the rsgA gene encoding ribosome small subunit-dependent GTPase A, whose translation is MDITTLGWNSFFKLEFDKFSDKDYLPARVIREEKGHYLLAYTDGEIAAEICGKLRYHITCLKEYPSVGDWVAMKPTCENTHSIIYHVLNRKSCFTRKAPISGGRTVREVNNQKTVLGGATEEQVIAANIDTVFIVLACDNDFNLHRLERYLLLTYNSGATPVILLNKIDLIDDAESFVKKIESVALGADIHAISALENTNLDLLNQYLSIGRTVGLFGSSGVGKSTIINQLLGYDRLLTKSVREVDSKGRHTTTWRELVLLENGGILIDTPGMRELQLWIDEDALSHQFSDIEELMTRCKFRNCTHNTEPGCAINSSIEDGTLDPDRYHNYLMLQSETGYLTKRRREKEIALMQRKYHSNQMKALNRKP